The genomic region ttattacataattaagtaGTATTCATTCATCTAAGAGTAGTATAAATTCGAAGGTTGAGGTTGAtcaataaattaagttaaaaagaaCAATGTTAGTTCTTCAAAAACGTattaaaaataccattaaaGCTTATGTTGCAAAGGCAATTAGCTGTAGAAcaataacttttacaaaaaaatctgtgaTACTGGGAATCGAAACATCATGTGATGATACAGGCTGTGCCATTATTGATGGTTCAGGCCGACTCTTGGGTGACAGTTTGTTCTCACAAACTGCTGTACACACTAGATACGGCGGAGTGAACCCACTTGTCGCTCATGAGTTACACAGAATGAATATTGATAAAGCAGTAACAGACAGCCTACAAAAAGCCTGTATAACCATTGAAGACGTAGATGCAATCGCTGTAACAACTAGGCCCGGTTTACTTCTAAGCCTTCAAATAGGAGCAAAGTATGCTAGGTACCTTTCAAGAATACATTCAAAACCTTTAATACCTATTCATCATATGGAAGCCCATGCGCTGGTAGCAAGAATGTACCATGATATCCAGTTTCCTTTCTTAGTACTGCTCATATCAGGTGGGCATTGCTTACTATCACTTGTAAAAGATGTCAATGATTTTGAATTACTAGGCGAAGGTCTGGATAATGCTCCTGGTGAGGTTTTTGACAAAGTGGCTAGAAGGATGAAACTGAGAAACATTCCTGAATACTCGAAGATATCAGGAGGACGAGCAGTAGAGTTGGCAGCACAGAAATCCACTAATCAAGACTTATTTGAATTTCCTTTGCCTTTAGCGAGATATAGAGATTGTAACTTCAGTTTTAGTGGGCTCAAAGACTCCTTGGAGCGCAAACTATTGAAAAAGGAGGACGAACATAATGCAATTGGTGATGAATTAATACCAGAAGTAAATGACTTATGTGCTGCATTCCAACTTGCTGTTGCAGAGCATATAGCCCATAGAACAGAGAGAGCCATGATGTATTgtgaaaaaaacaatttgataaaacCAGACAATAGGGTAATAGTTGTGTCTGGAGGTGTTGCttgcaataattttatatttaaatccaTAGAATATATTGGGAATAAAATGGGTTACACTGCCTACCGGCCACCTCCAGCTGTATGCACAGATAATGGTGTTATGATAGCTTGGAATGGCTTAGAGAAACTAAGGATCCAGTGTGATGTAAGAACTGACTTCAGCTTCAAAGAAGTGGAACCAGAAGCACCACTTGGCAAAAACTTAATAGAACATGTAAAGGCTGCCTATATACAAACTAAAGTTACaagattaaaaactttgtacaaatgaaacgtttttttatatctttgacCCAAAATGTAGATCCACAAATTAAGTTTGAGTTAGTACCTACTCAACTTTGACCTTTCTTATTCAAATTCATTCATATATTAATATACTGTCCAATGAATGCAATATAGGTGCACaactaaacatattttatattaaaattgaaagtgTTTTAGGTATTTGAGGTAAATATGCACTTTCATGGGCCTGTTCTGGCTTTGAAGGCTTTTCTGAGGGAACTTATACTCGTGAATTTACTGACAAGTcaatgttattaaaacaaaataaaataattaacaataatttattgacatttacataaaactagTTTGCTGATTAACATGCATGCCTTGATTTATCCCGTTTCTCCTACTTAGCGGCAGTTTGCAGATCTGAAAATTACAAgtgttatattaatataagGCTTGAGTACTTTAGAtgttcatacaaaaacaaaacttctttttcagtttcagtttagatgttcatacaaaaacaaaacaaaacttctttTTCAGTTTCACTATGCAGTAGACAAAACAAATGCAGGTGTTATTCAaactctaaaacatattttcagcTCGCTTGTTAGTCTCAAAAAAACACAGTAACAAAGATCAAGTTCTAAACTAATGATTATCATCACTAAATTCTAAAGATTAGTATTTCATCAAAccatttttgttcaaaaatggAATTGATAAGCGTTTGTAAACCTTTTTGATTTTATGACAAACCTAATCAATCATCCTCTTTAGTCCTTTTCATCTgaaaaatcaattaatattttgatataacaCACAGTTTAAGAAGAGGAATGCTCCAGTTTTcattattgctagtaggaggGAAGCAATTGAGTTAACCCAATAAACTTGAATATT from Helicoverpa armigera isolate CAAS_96S chromosome 4, ASM3070526v1, whole genome shotgun sequence harbors:
- the LOC135116815 gene encoding tRNA N6-adenosine threonylcarbamoyltransferase, mitochondrial-like; its protein translation is MLVLQKRIKNTIKAYVAKAISCRTITFTKKSVILGIETSCDDTGCAIIDGSGRLLGDSLFSQTAVHTRYGGVNPLVAHELHRMNIDKAVTDSLQKACITIEDVDAIAVTTRPGLLLSLQIGAKYARYLSRIHSKPLIPIHHMEAHALVARMYHDIQFPFLVLLISGGHCLLSLVKDVNDFELLGEGLDNAPGEVFDKVARRMKLRNIPEYSKISGGRAVELAAQKSTNQDLFEFPLPLARYRDCNFSFSGLKDSLERKLLKKEDEHNAIGDELIPEVNDLCAAFQLAVAEHIAHRTERAMMYCEKNNLIKPDNRVIVVSGGVACNNFIFKSIEYIGNKMGYTAYRPPPAVCTDNGVMIAWNGLEKLRIQCDVRTDFSFKEVEPEAPLGKNLIEHVKAAYIQTKVTRLKTLYK